Proteins from one Ranitomeya variabilis isolate aRanVar5 chromosome 1, aRanVar5.hap1, whole genome shotgun sequence genomic window:
- the LOC143768955 gene encoding uncharacterized protein LOC143768955 has protein sequence MSSYGSPPSHRQPPEEAEAEGLPEGDGQGGEIQGAGAHSSSQSGARPRVPQRTSHSLRNANCGGRLRRAPEQAEEEEGIGVDTLIQEVQNRVPLWNMADRRHADQFVTRRLWEEVCSAVLENWEELDAGAQDLARNRVIVRWRSLRDRFKREFNKEMQAPSGSKGRRSRYKYARALSFLRPTLLSRSTVCSTREPASELHPSGAISQESATGDHVDPSVSVPSFLCDPSAPSTSAGAAGRTSSLEAAGDELEFPLPHPSDTAATSRPPLGSGRQRQRGQERSYAPEFLHLNAAFQNAIKLLGEQTSAGYNMLNKSILELSSRLDRMHSDANQSPRHCFFQSVLRHMENLTPDLQMHVMQGCHTALAQAMSQAPPPTLHVSTPFPSQAAIYPPVHPPPVHPTSTPSPFLPSPLSISQYLPSHFHSSPLTSQFPIPPTPSPYLAQSTSVPQLPAQPHVFTTHSTSVPPRDVLSPAIDVVRPVSPSAIISTPNYENL, from the exons atgtcttcttatgggagccccccctcacatcgtcagccacctgag gaagctgaagcagaggggcttccagaaggagacgggcagggtggagaaattcaaggagcgggagcgcatagt tcttcacaatccggggctcgacctaGAGTTCCTCAAAGAACCTCCCATAGTCTTCGGAATGCTAATTGCGGCGGTCGCcttaga cgtgctcccgaacaggctgaggaagaggagggcataggtgtggacaccctcatccaagaggTCCAAAATCGggtgccgctgtggaacatggcggaccgccgccatgctgaccagttcgtcacccgacggctatgggaggaagtgtgcagtgctgttctggagaactgggaggaactcgacgctggggcccaggatctagccc gtaacagggttatcgtgcggtggcggtcactcagggatcgcttcaagagggagtttaacaaggagatgcaggccccgagtggatctaaaggacgcaggagcaggtataaatatgccagagccctgtcgttcctcaggccgacgctgctgagcagaag tactgtctgcagcactcgggagcctgcatcagagttgcacccctctggagcgatctctcaggagtccgccaccggggaccatgtcgacccctctgtatctgtaccttcctttttgtgtgatccctcggccccatccaccagcgctggagcagcagggcggacttcgtcacttgaagctgcaggtgatgagttagagttccctttaccccacccctctgacacagccgcaacatctagaccacctttggggtcaggacggcagcgccagagaggacaggaaaggagctatgcgcctgagtttttgcatctgaatgcagccttccagaatgccatcaagcttttgggtgagcaaacatctgctgggtacaatatgcttaacaaaagcatacttgaactcagcagtcgtctggataggatgcattcagatgcaaaccagtcaccaagacactgtttttttcagtcggtcctcaggcacatggaaaatctaactcctgacctgcagatgcatgtgatgcaaggctgccacactgctctagcacaggcgatgtcccaagcccctccacccacccttcatgtttcaacacctttcccctctcaagctgccatctatcctcccgtccatcctcctcccgtccatcctacttctactccttcgccattccttccttcccccctcagtatttctCAGTACCTACCTTCCCATTTCCATTCTTCACCTTTAACTTCAcagttcccaatcccaccaacaccttcaccatacctcgcacagtccacatctgtacctcaactccctgcccaacctcatgttttcaccacccattccacttctgttcctccccgtgatgtcctgtcccccgctatcgacgtggtccgccctgtcagcccctccgctattatctccaccccaaattatgagaacctgtaa